TGGCGCTGGCGCGCGGCACGGGCGCGGTGGGGATCAAGCTCTACGCGGCGCTCGATTCCGTGGCCGTCACGCGGGCCACCGCCGAAGCGCACCGCCAGGGCCTGCGCGTGATCGCGCACGCCACGACCTTTCCCGCGCGGCCCGGCGATCTGGTGGCGGCGGGCGCGGATATGCTCGCCCACACGCCGTATCTGGTGTGGCAGGGTAGTCCACGGTCCGCGGACTTTCCCGACCGCGCCAAGGGCGACTTCCTGCACGTGCCGGCCGACGCGCCGGTCATCGAACAGCTGCTCCGGTCCATGCGCGACCGCGGCGTGGCGCTCAATCCCACGCTGTGGGTGTTCGCCGAGGAATTGCCGCGCGATTCGGTGAGCCGCGTGCGCTCGCCGTGGATGTACGCGGTCACGCGCCGCGCCGCCGAGCTGGGCGTGCGGATCGTGGCCGGCACCGATGGGATGTTCGACGCCAAGCGCGATTCGCTGCCGACGCTGCACCGCGAGCTGGAACTGCTCGTGACCCGGGCGGGGCTGACGCCGCTGCAGGCGATCACGGCGGCCACGGAGAACGGCGCCTGGGCGATCGGCGTGGACCGCACGCTGGGCACGCTCGTGGCCGGCAAGGCGGCCGACCTGGTGTTGCTCGGCGCCGATCCCACGGCCGACATCCGCAACACCCGCGCCGTGCGCGTGGTGATCCAGCGCGGCAAGGTCGTGCGCGCGCGATGAACCGCGACTACTGGGACCGTCAGGCGGATCGTTGGGAGGCCGAGATCTTCGACAGCCTGAGCGAGGATCGCACGGGGGGCATCCGGGGGGCGCTGCGCCGTGCCGCGGCGCGCCACGCCGAGGTGCTGGACTTCGGATGCGGCGTGGGCGGGTATCTCCCGTTCCTCGCCCGCACCTTCAAGCGCGTGCACGCCATCGACTGGTCGGCGCGGTGCGTGGCCCGGGCCCGGGAACGCACCGCCGCGCTGGCCAACGTGACGATCGAGGGCAACACGCCGCGAGCGCTCGCCCGTCTGGAGCACCGGTTCGGCTGCGTGATCGCCGCCAATGTCGTGATCCATCCCCGGCGCGCCGTGCGGGAGCGGCTCCTGCGGTCCATCGGCCGCGTGGCCAGGCAGCACGCCACGATGCTTTTCGTGGTGCCGTCGCTGGAGTCGGCGGCGTACTGCGAATACATGCGGCGCGAGACGGCGCCGCGGCAGCGGTCGTCGTACGACTTCACGCCGGCGATGCGCGCGCCCGAAGCGGGGGTGGTGAGCATCGAGGGCGTGCCGACCAAACATTTCACGGGCGACGAGCTGACGGCCACGCTCTCGCGCTCCGGATTCCGGCTGGTGGAGTTGCTGCGCGTGAACTATGCGTGGAAGACGGAGCGGTTGTCGCCGCCGCGGGGCCTGCGTTCGGTGCTGCCGTGGGACTGGCTGGCCGTGACGTTGGCCAACTGACCCATGCGATTCCCCGTCGAGTTGGAGCAGCGCAGTCCGGCGTTCTGGGCGGTGAGCGGCACCGTCCTCGTGGCCGGGCTCGGCGTGGTCGACTACTTCACCGGATACGAGATCAGCTTCTCGCTGTTCTACCTGATTCCGGTGTTCCTGGTGGGCTGGTATTCCACCCGGCATCTGGCGCTGTCCATCTCGGGGTTGAGCGCCATCGTGTGGCTGGGGGCCGATGTGGCCAGCGGGGCGCGGTACACCAATGCGGTGATCCCCGTCTGGAACATGCTCATCCGCCTCGGATTCTTCGTCACCGTGGCGTCGCTGCTGGGGGCGCTGCGGGCCGCGCACGAGCGAGAGCAACGGTTCGCGCGGATCGACCACCTGACGGGGGTCCTCAACGCGCGGCACTTCCTCGAGTTGGCGGACGCCGAGCTGGCGCGGTCGCGTCGCTACGCGCGCACGTTCACGGTGGCCTACCTCGACGTGGACAACTTCAAGGAGATGAACGACCGGTTCGGGCACGCCGCCGGCGATCAGGTGCTGCAGGCGGTGGGCCAGCATCTCCGGGACGCGCTGCGCCGCACCGATCTCGTGGGGCGGATGGGCGGCGACGAATTCGTGCTCCTGCTGCCGGAGACGTCCGATGAAGCGGCGCGTGCCGTGATGACCAAGGTCCACGACGCGCTCAGCGCCCAGATGCGGCAATGGAGCTGGCCGGTGACGTTCAGCGTGGGCGTGGTGACGTTCGCCACCCCGCCCGACTCGGTGGCCGACATCATCAAGTCGGCCGACAATCTGATGTACGCGGTCAAGCGTTCCGGAAAGGGGAGCGTGCACTTCCTGACCCGCCGCGGCTGACGCTCCCCGGACCCCCGGGTCTCGCGCGGCGGCTCAGTCCTGCAGCCGGCGATGCAGGCGGGTCATGGCCCACGCGCTGAACCCGATGCCGAGCGCGCCCAGGCCGAGCATCAGCGGAATCTGCCGGTTCAAGAAGCTGGCGCCGAGATAGATGGTCCCCACGGCGAACGGCAGTTCGGCGATGGCCAGCGCCGCCGCGTACTTGGCGGCGCTGTAGCGCGCCAGCCCCAGCAGGTAGCCCGGCACCTCCGACGGCATGGCGAGTTGGAACAGCAGCACGAGCCCGAATGGCGCGTTGCGCGAGATGCGCTGCTGGTAGCGTTCCAACGTCCCGGCCGACGTGAGCGCCGCGACCACGGGACGGCCGAGCACCCGCCCGATGGCGTACGCGCACAGTCCGCCCACGAGCCAACCGCCCCACAGGAGCAGCAGGCAGCCGAATTTGCCCCATGCGTACACGCCCACCGGCACGATCACCGCGCTGGAGAAGAAGGCCAGCATGGCCGACAGGGCGGCGAGCACGAAGAACAGCGTGGCGCCGCCCACCGGATGGTTGAGGATGATGGTCTGTACATGGGCCAGCAGGCGCACGAGCTCGGCGTGCACGGTGTCGGAGGCCGCCGCGAACGCCAGGGCCACGCAGAGGAGCGCCAGCAGCAGGCCGCGCGTCCACAGCGAGGCCGTGGAGGTCCGGCGCGGCGCGGCGCTCGGGGTAGGGGTTGTCAGCTCCTCATGCATGCGCCTTGAGTATAGACCAGGCCGCCGCAGCGCGCACCGGCGCGTCTTGTCGGGCGCTGTACCGCCCTGCATGATGATGGCTCGACCGTCGGCCATCACACCGCTCCTCCCCGGACCCTCCCATGCGTCGTCAACCCCGTCTCCAGGCGCCCGTCGCGGCGCTCGTGCTCTCGCTGGCGTTCGCCGTCGCGCCGCGTGCGCGCGCCCAGACGCCGGCCGCTCGAGACACCGCGTCCGCGCTCAAGACCCTCAACGTCGGCGACTACGGCCGATGGAAGCGCATCACCGCCGCCGGCCTCTCGCCCGACGGGGTGTGGATGACGTACGTGTACCATCCCAACGACGGCGACGACACGCTGTTCGTCAAGAACCTGAACGACGCCAAGCTCTACACGATCGTGCGGGGCGCCGCGCCGTCGTTCTCCGATGACTCGCGCTGGGTGGGCTACTACGTGAGCCCGCCGGCACGCACCGGGCGGGGCGGCGGCGCCGGACGGGGCGAGACGCCGCCGAACGGACGCGGCGGACGCGGTGCGGCGGCCGCGCCGGCCCGCGGTTTCGAACTGCTCGATCTGTCCACCGGTGCCAAGTGGTCGGCGCCCAACGCCGAGGACTTCAAGTTCGCCAAGGGCTCGCGGTTCCTCGCCGTCCACATCAACCGCGACTCGCGCACCGACACCACGCACACGGGCTCGGATCTGCTGCTGCGCGTCCTGGGGCCCGACGCCACGCGCAACATTGGCAACGTGAGCCAGTACGCCTTCAACGACGCCGGCACCCTGCTCGCGTACACCGTGGACGCGGTGGAGAAGATGGGCAATGGCATCTACCTCGTGGATCTGGCCAGCGGCGCCACGCGCGCGCTCGACGCGACGGCCGCCACGTACGATCAGATCGGATGGAGCGCGCACGGCGAGAATCTGGCCGTGCTCCGCGGCAACAAGGCGAAGGGGGAGAAGCAGCGCGCCAATGTGCTCCTCGCCTGGACCGGCGTCGGCGAGCCGGGCGCGAAGGCGACGATCTACGATCCCGCCACGGCGTCCGACTTCCCCAACGGATTCGTGCTCAGCGAATTCGCCGCGCCGCATTGGAGCGCCGACGGGTCGCGCGTGTTCGTGGGCATCAAGGAGCAGGAGAAGGAACCGCCCAAGAGCGAGGACCCGCAGGCCAACGTGGACGTGTGGCACTGGAACGATGCCGAGGTGCAGTCGGTGCAGATGGTGCGGCTGCAGCAGGAACTGCGGCAGACGTTCGCGTCGGCCGTCCTCGTGGGGCCGGACCGGTTCGTGCAGCTCGCCGACAGCGCGATGCCCACCGTGCAGTTGGTGGACGATGGGGCGTGGGGCGTGGGGCGCAACGACACCACGTACCGCGGCGAGGTGGCCTGGGGCGGGGGGCACGCCGATTATTACCGCGTGAACACCGGCACGGGCGCGCCGTCGCTGATCGCCAGGAAACTGTGGCGCACGATGGGCACGTCGCCCGACAGCAAGTGGTTCCTGTATCTCCAGAACAAGCACATCTACGCGTACGACGCCGGGACGGGGAGGAGCGCGCCGGTGGACGGGGGGATGAACTTCGTCAACACCGACGACGATCACCCGTACGAACTGCCCATCTGGGGGCTGGCCGGGTGGTCCCGGGACGGGAAGTCGGTGCTCGTCTACGATAAATACGACGTGTGGCAGCTGTCGCTCTCGGGCGGGAAGCCCGTGAATCTCACGCGCGGCGTGGGCAAGGCGCAGCAGATCCAGTTCCGCGTCGTGCGGCTCGACCTGGGCGCCGGCGGCCGCGGGGGCCGCGGAGGACGGGGCGGATTCGGCGCGCCCGCGCCCGACGTCGAGGATCATGGCATCGATCTCACCAAGCCGGTGCTCCTCTCGGCGTACGGCGAATGGACCAAGAAGAGCGGCTACTGGACGCTCGATCCGGGCCAGGCGCCCAAGCCCCTCATCTATGAGGACAAGATGATCGGCCAGGCCGAGAAGGCCACGGACGCCGACCGCGTGATCTTCACCGAGCAGACGTTCCGCCAGTTTCCCGACTACTGGGCGGCGAACACGTCGTTCCAGTCGCCGACCCGGGAGACCGACGCTGATCCGTTCATCGGGGAGTACGCGTGGGGAAGCAAGGTGCTCATCAACTACACCAACGGCCGCGGGCAGAAGCTCCAGGCCACGCTCACCTTGCCGGCCGGATACCAGCCGGGCAAGAAGTATCCGATGCTCGTGTACTTCTACGAGATCCTGTCGAACACGCATCATCAGTTCTCGATGCCGTCGTTCGACGACCGGCCGCAGGTATCCACGTACGCGAGCAACGGGTACCTGATGCTCGAGCCCGACGTGGTCTACCAGATCGGCACCCCGGGCACGTCGGCCGTGGACTGCGTGACGAGCGCGGTGAGGCAGGTCATCGCCATGGGCTACGCCGATCCCAAGCATATCGGGCTGCAGGGCCACAGCTGGGGCGGCTATCAGTCGTCGTACATCCTCACGCAGACCAACATCTTCGCAGCCGTGGTGACCGGCGCGCCCCCCACCGACCTCATCAGCTTCTACGACGAGTTGTATCCCGGCACCGGCACCGTGCAGCAGGGGATCACCGAGGTGGGGCAGGTGCGCATGGGCGAGAACGTGACGCCGTGGAATCACACGGCGCTGTACGAGGAGCAGTCGCCGCTGTTCAACGTGCGCAAGATCACCACGCCGTTCATGATCCTGCAGGGCACGGCCGACAACGCCGTGGACTGGGATCAGGGACTCGAGTTCTACAACGCCGCCCGGCGCAACGGGAAGAAGGTGATCTTCCTGTCATACCCCGGCGAGCCGCACCACCTGGCCAAGAAGCCGAACCAGATCGACTTCCAGATTCGCATGAAGCAGTTCTTCGACCACTACCTCAAGGGCGCGCCCGAGCCGGACTGGATGAAGAACGGCGTGCCGCAGGTGCACAAGGGAGAACCGATCCGGTAACGCGGAGCGCGGTGGCCCGCTATTCGCGCGCTCCGCGTCCGCGCCCCCGTCCAGCCGCGTGCTCGACCACCGCCGGCCCCAGGACCTTCGCCTCCATGTTCACGAACATGAGGTGGAGATCCGTGCCGGTGCGGAACGGCGCCATCCCGGTGAGTTGGAACACGAGGTCCCTGGGCGCCGACAGCGAATCCGGCAGCAGCCCGCCGGTCGGGAGCAGCGACGTCAGGTCCCACACCGCCCCCACGCCGCGGAGGCCGTTGTCGGAGTTGGCCACGTCCACGGTGCGCGCATTCTCCGACGTGAGCTGCAGGACGCGCGCCTTGAGCGGCCCGCGGATCGTGTCGGTACGCGTGGCATTCTTGAGCCGCACGTGGAAGGTCACTCGGCCGGTCTTGCGGTCGATGTCGGTACGCAGCAACTGCAGCGTGACGCGCCCTGATAGATCGGACAACGCCGCCAGATCGCCGCCGCCGTTGCGCGCCACGGTGCCGTCCACGTGCACGCGGGCCGTCCAGAGCTGCGCCATCCCGGTGCGATAGTCGATCCACGCCGGATGGAAGTCGCCCGCCGCGTCGGCCACGAACGCGCCGTTGTGCCCCGGCGCGAAGGTGAATCCGGCGTACCCGAGGCCGGCCGACAGCGACACCACCTGCCCGCCGCTGCGCGCCGCCGCCGGCTCGTCCCCGCGTCCCCCACGCCCGGCTCCGGCGCCCAGGCCGGCACGCCCCGCCGCCACCCAGTCCAGCTGATCGGCGGCGAACGTCGTCGGCTTGTCGGTGATCTTCTCGCTCGGCGACCAGGTCTCGCCGCCGTCCATCGACACCCGCATGCGGATGTTCCAGCCGATGTCGTTGGCAAAGTCGCGGCGATCGTACCACTGCACGGCCACCACGCCATCCTTGTTCACGGCCACGGTCGGCGTCACGTCGTCGGGGCCGTTGACCAGCGGATCTTCGGCCGCGCGATCGTCGCTGATGACCTGCTCGGGCGACCAGGTCTTTCCCATGTCGCTCGAATACGAGAGCATCACCTGCAGCCGGCCGGTGCGGAAATCGGACCACACCACGTAGAGGCGGTCCTTGAACAGCGGCGAGCCCGGGTCCACCGCGAGGTCGGGGATCACCGCCGACTCCGACCGCGGCCGGTTCATCCAGTAGTCGCCGATGTGCACGGCCGGCTTCCAGCTCTCGCCGCCGTCGGTGGAGGTGATCACGTCCAGCCAGTAGTTGGCCGCCGGCAGCGGCGTGCGCGCGGCGAGTCCGCCGCGCCCGCCGCCTCCGCGCCCCTCGCCTGGCAGCAGCGCCTTCCGGTGCCCGTACAGCGTCATCACCGTGCCGTCGGAGAGGATCACGCTGTTGGACATGCCGAGGATCCCCTCGGGGGGCGGCACCAGCCGGAGCACGGGATTGTCCCATGTCGTGCCGCCGTCGCGCGAGGTGAACAGCGCCACGGCCATGTCCTTCTCGGCGCCGCCGAATCCGGGCCCGCTCGAGTCGGTGGCCCACGGCACGCTCACCGTGGAGTTCATGTACACCCGGCCATTGTACTTGCCGCCGGTGAAGTCGGAGACGAGATACTCGCGGTCCCACGCGTATGCCGGCGGCGCCTTGCTGGGCGGATCCCACGTGCGGCCGCCGTCGCGCGAGCGGTAGAGCCCCCAGCGCGCGAGCGTCGCGAATAGCGCCGAGCCGTCCGGTCCGTAGGCCACCGCCGCGTCGCCGCCCGAGGTCGAGTCGCGCCGTTCCAGCGATACCGACCACGTTCTCCCAGTGTCGAACGACACGTAGGCGATCGACTTGATGCCCGTGGTGTCGTGCCACGCGATGTGCGATGCCGCGATCAATCGCTCCGGATGGCTGGGATCGGCCGCGATCACCGGCTCGGAGTGCGGGTCGTCGGGGCGCGCGGCGCTGATCTGCACGTTGGGCCCGACGGTGATCTTCTGTGCGGCCAGGGCCGCGGGCCGCATGGCGCCAAGCGCGGCCAGCGCGGCCACGGCGAATGTGGCGCGCGCGACATCCATCCGGGCGCGAGGGAGCAGGACGGGGCGAGGAGCGCTCATGGGGGTCTCCGCGAGACGCGGGTACGAGGCACGACATGGCCCGCGCAACGCGGGCCGAGCAATCATGCCGGGCGTCGCCGTGGCCGGCAAGACCAGGGCCGGTTACTCGCGTTCCAGCAGCACGATGCCCGACATGCGGCGGAACTCTTCCTGCACGCGCTTGGAGTACAGGCGTCCGATCAGCCGCCACAGCCACATCATCCGCATCTCGCGATGGAGCCGCCGCGCCTCTTCCATGGATGAACGGAACTGCTCCTCGCGCCACCCCAGCGGCCGGTAGAACGCCGTTCCTTCACTGGGCGCAAAACGGAACGGCGCGTTGCCCTGTTGCACGCCCTTGCCCCAGGTGCGGTTCATGTACGTCAGCAGCCGGGGGTTGGCCAGATCGATGAGCCAGTACCGGAAGCTCGGCTGCGTATGCAGATCGCGGGCCAGCGCCGCCACCTGCTCGGCGGTGAGGTAGATGAGCAGCCCTTCGGTCACGACGAGCGCGCGTTCCGCGGCGGCGCCGATGCGCGCGAACAACGCCTGCCGCGCCGCGGCGTCCGTGAGGTCGGTGGCCACGGCTTCGTAGCGGCACACGGGCGTCGCGTCGCGCAGGGCGTGGGTCTTGTAGTCGAGGATCGCCGGGAGGTCCACGTCCACCCATCGCAGCGTGGCCGGCAGCTCCATCCGCCACGGCCGCGCGTCGAGCCCGGCCGCGAGGTTGATCACCGTGTCCACGCCGCGGCGCGCGATCGCGTCGCGAATGATCTCGTCGAACACCGCCGTGCGGACGATCATCGCCCACGCCATCGCGCGGCCCTGCTTCATGCTGTCCACGATCTCGTCGCCGCGCGTGCCGGCCAGCGTGCGCGCGAACGGATCGCGGAAGAGCGCATCGGGGCGCTCCGTCTCCATGGCGCGGTACACGGCCACCCAGCGCGCCGTGTCGGAGATGTGTTCGATGGCCATCGGAGCCTCGCGGGGGGAGAAGCCCCACCACTCTAGCCGATTCGCGGCCCCGGCGTAATGCTTAGCCAGTCCACGCGCGGCCGGGCCCGCCCGAACAGGGCGGCGGCGCGCGCGGCGAACCCCCTCACCGCAGCCTCCCATGTCCCGATTCCGCTTCTCCCTCGCCGCGGCCGCGTGCATCGCCGCCGCGCCCGCCGGTGCGCAGACGCGCATGCTCCGCTCGCCCACGGTGAGCGCCACGCAGATCGCATTCGCCTATGCCCAGAACATCTGGGTCGTGAACCGCGCCGGCGGCGCCGCGCGCATGCTCACGTCCTTCCAGGGCCAGGCCTCGGATCCGTTCTTCTCACCCGACGGCAAGTGGATCGCGTTCACCGCTAACTACGGCGGCAACGCCGACGTGTACGTCGTGCCGGCCACGGGCGGACAACCGAAGCGGCTCACCTGGCATCCGGGCAACGACGACGTGACGGGGTGGACGCCCGACGGACAGCGCGTCGTGTTCTCGTCGGGGCGGGCTACCGCGGCCCCCACCGCGGCGCTGCGGTTCTGGACCGTCTCCGTGGACGGCGGCGAGGCCACGCCGATGCCGATGCCGCGCGCCTACCAGGGCCACATCTCGGCCGACGGCCAGTACGTGGCCTACCGGATGAACACCTCGTGGGACGAGGAGCGCCGCAACTACCGCGGCGGGCAGAACCGCCCGATCTGGATCGTCAACCTCAAGACGTTCGAGCTCGTGTCGCCGCCCTGGACGGGTTCCAAGGACATGGAGCCGGCGTGGATCGGCCACACGGTGTACTTCATCTCCGACCGCGACGGCGTGGCCAACATCTGGTCGTACGACATCGAGAGCAAGGCGCTCAAGCAGGTCACCGACTTCTCCGACTTCGACGTCAAGACGCTCGACACGGGCGACGGCGTGGTGGTGTTCGAGCAGGCCGGCTACGTGCATGAACTCGATCCGAAGTCGGGCAAACAGCACATCGTGGACATCACGGCCACCGGCAACTTCCCCTGGATGATGCCGCACTGGGTGGATGTCTCGGGCCGCGTGGTCAACATGGCCATCTCGCCCATGGGCAAACGCGCCGTGGTCCAGGCGCGCGGCGAGATCTTCACGATTCCCGCCGAGTACGGCGACGTGCGCGACCTCACGAACACCAGCGGAGCCGCCGAGCAGAATCCTGTGTGGTCGCCCGACGGCAAGTCGATCGCCTATTTCAGCGACCAGTCCGGCGAGTTCCAGCTGGTGATCCGCGACCAGGAGGGGCTCAAGGCGCCGCGGTTCATCAGCCTGCCGCACCCCACGTACTACTTCACGCCGCAGTGGTCCCCCGACGGCAAGTACATCTCGTACACCGACACGAACCTGCACCTGTGGGTGCTGGACGTGGCCACCGGGCAGGCCAAGGAAGTGGGCGACGATCCGTGGATGGTGCCCACGCGCACCATGAATCCGGTGTGGAGCCCCGACGCCAAGTGGGTGGCCTACGTGGCGCACCTGAACTCGCTGTTCCACGCCGTCTTCGTGTACAACGTGGAGACCGGACAGACCCGGCAGGTCACCGATGGACTGGCCGACGCCGTGTCGCCGGCCTGGGACGCGAGCGGCAAGTACCTGTGGTTCCTGGCGTCCACCGACTTCGGGCTCAAGTCGGAGTGGCTCGACATGTCGAGCTACGATCACATCGAGAACTTCGGGCTCTACTTCGCGGTCCTGAACAAGAAGGACGCCACGCCGCTCACGCCGCGCAGCGACGACGAGACGGGGCGGCCGGCGGAGCCGGAGAACGGCGGCCGGGCCGGCCGAATGGGCGGCGCCGGTCGCGCCGGCGAGATGGGTGGTGACGCCGAGCGCGCGAGCGCGGCGCCACGCGCGCCGGTGAACGTGCAGATCGACTTCGACGGGCTGCAGGGGCGCATCGTCTCGGTGCCGGACGTCCCGGTGGCGCAGTACTCGGATCTCAAGGCCGGCGCCCCGGGCACGGTGTACTACATCCGGGCCGGCGCGGCCGGCGGCGGGCGGGGACGCGGTGGGGAGGCCGCCACCGGCGGCCCCGAACTCATGCGCTACCGCCTGAGCGATCGCCGCGAGGCGCCGTTCGTATCGGGCGTGGCCGACTACGACGTGAGCCAGGACGGCCACAAGCTGCTCTACCGCACCGGCGGAGGCATCGGCGGTCGTGGCGCGGGCGCCGAGCCGCCGGCAGCGGCGCTGTTCATCGTGGACGCCGATCGCACGCCGCCGCAGGCCAATCAGGGGCGCCTCAAGGTGGCGCTCCGGATGTACCTCGATCCCAAGGCGGAATTCAAGCAGATCTTCCACGCCGACTGGCGCCAGCAGCGCGACTTCCTGTACGTGCCCAACATGCAGGGCGCCGACTGGCCGCGCATGGAGCTCATGTACGGCGCGCTGCTGCCGTATGTGAACCATCGCGCGGATCTCAACTACCTCATGGACATGATGGGCTCCGAGATCGCGATCGGGCATTCGTTCGTGCGCGGCGGCGACATGCCGGAGGTTCCGCGCACCACGACGGGCGTGTTGGGCGCCGACTTCAAGGTGGAGAACGGGCGCTATCGCATCACGCGGATCTACGACAACGAGAGTTGGAACCCGGACCTCCGCGCGCCGCTGGCGGAGCCGGGCCTCAACGTGCACGTGGGCGACTACGTCCTGGCGGTGAACGGCCAGAACCTGGTGGGCACGGACAACATCTACCGGCTGCTCGACGGCACGGCCGACAAGCAGACCGTGCTGTCGGTGAGCGCCCAGCCCGGTCCCGAGGGCGCGCGCGACATCACGGTGATCCCGGTGGCCAACGACGAGCCGCTCCGCAGCCGCGCCTGGGTGGAGGACAACCGGCGCATCGTCGACTCGCTGTCGCACGGCAAGCTGGCCTACGTGTATCTGCCGAGCACGGCCCAGCCGGGCTACACGTACTTCAACCGCTACTACTTCTCGCAGCAGGACAAGCAAGGCGCGATCATCGACGAGCGGTACAACAGCGGCGGATCGGCCGCGGACTACATCATCGACGTCCTCCAGCGCGCGTTCGACGGGTACTTCAACAACGTGGCCGGCACACGCATGCCGTTCACCAGCCCCGAGGCGGGGATCTGGGGCCCCAAGGTGATGATCATCAACGAAATGGCCGGCTCGGGCGGCGACCTCATGCCGTGGATGTTCAAGGCCCGCAAGGTGGGCACGCTGGTCGGCATGCGCACATGGGGCGGGCTGGTGCATACGGCCGACACGCCGCCCTTCATCGACGGCGGATCGGCCATCGCGCCGCGCGGCGGGTTCTTCGGCACCGACCACAAGTGGCACGTGGAGAACGAGGGCACCTCGCCCGACGTCCAGGTGGAGGATTGGCCCAAGGACATGATCGCCGGCCACGACATGCAGCTCGAGACCGCCGTGCAGGTGGCCCTCAAGCAGCTGGCCGAGCATCCGGTGCACCGCGATTCCGTGGAACCGCCCTCTCCCACGTGGGGCAAGCGGATCAAGCCGCTGCCGCCGCTCAAGAACGGGGGCGGCAGCAACTGAGCCCGATACCCCCAACGGTCAACGCCGAGCGTCTCCACGGCCGCCTCGCCGCGCTGTCGCACTGCGGCCGCACGGCGGCCGGCGGCGTCACGCGCCTGGCCTACAGCGACGCGGACCGCGAGGCGCGCGCTCTGGTCATGGACTGGATGCGCGAGGCCGGCCTCGCGCCGTCCGTCGACTTTGCCGGCAACATCATCGGTCGCCGCGCCGGAGCCGACGCGTCGCGCGGGCCGCTCCTCTTCGGCTCGCACGTGGATTCGGTGCCCGACGGCGGTAACTACGATGGTCCGCTCGGCACCCTCGCGGC
The sequence above is a segment of the Gemmatimonadaceae bacterium genome. Coding sequences within it:
- a CDS encoding class I SAM-dependent methyltransferase translates to MAIEHISDTARWVAVYRAMETERPDALFRDPFARTLAGTRGDEIVDSMKQGRAMAWAMIVRTAVFDEIIRDAIARRGVDTVINLAAGLDARPWRMELPATLRWVDVDLPAILDYKTHALRDATPVCRYEAVATDLTDAAARQALFARIGAAAERALVVTEGLLIYLTAEQVAALARDLHTQPSFRYWLIDLANPRLLTYMNRTWGKGVQQGNAPFRFAPSEGTAFYRPLGWREEQFRSSMEEARRLHREMRMMWLWRLIGRLYSKRVQEEFRRMSGIVLLERE
- a CDS encoding PDZ domain-containing protein, producing MSRFRFSLAAAACIAAAPAGAQTRMLRSPTVSATQIAFAYAQNIWVVNRAGGAARMLTSFQGQASDPFFSPDGKWIAFTANYGGNADVYVVPATGGQPKRLTWHPGNDDVTGWTPDGQRVVFSSGRATAAPTAALRFWTVSVDGGEATPMPMPRAYQGHISADGQYVAYRMNTSWDEERRNYRGGQNRPIWIVNLKTFELVSPPWTGSKDMEPAWIGHTVYFISDRDGVANIWSYDIESKALKQVTDFSDFDVKTLDTGDGVVVFEQAGYVHELDPKSGKQHIVDITATGNFPWMMPHWVDVSGRVVNMAISPMGKRAVVQARGEIFTIPAEYGDVRDLTNTSGAAEQNPVWSPDGKSIAYFSDQSGEFQLVIRDQEGLKAPRFISLPHPTYYFTPQWSPDGKYISYTDTNLHLWVLDVATGQAKEVGDDPWMVPTRTMNPVWSPDAKWVAYVAHLNSLFHAVFVYNVETGQTRQVTDGLADAVSPAWDASGKYLWFLASTDFGLKSEWLDMSSYDHIENFGLYFAVLNKKDATPLTPRSDDETGRPAEPENGGRAGRMGGAGRAGEMGGDAERASAAPRAPVNVQIDFDGLQGRIVSVPDVPVAQYSDLKAGAPGTVYYIRAGAAGGGRGRGGEAATGGPELMRYRLSDRREAPFVSGVADYDVSQDGHKLLYRTGGGIGGRGAGAEPPAAALFIVDADRTPPQANQGRLKVALRMYLDPKAEFKQIFHADWRQQRDFLYVPNMQGADWPRMELMYGALLPYVNHRADLNYLMDMMGSEIAIGHSFVRGGDMPEVPRTTTGVLGADFKVENGRYRITRIYDNESWNPDLRAPLAEPGLNVHVGDYVLAVNGQNLVGTDNIYRLLDGTADKQTVLSVSAQPGPEGARDITVIPVANDEPLRSRAWVEDNRRIVDSLSHGKLAYVYLPSTAQPGYTYFNRYYFSQQDKQGAIIDERYNSGGSAADYIIDVLQRAFDGYFNNVAGTRMPFTSPEAGIWGPKVMIINEMAGSGGDLMPWMFKARKVGTLVGMRTWGGLVHTADTPPFIDGGSAIAPRGGFFGTDHKWHVENEGTSPDVQVEDWPKDMIAGHDMQLETAVQVALKQLAEHPVHRDSVEPPSPTWGKRIKPLPPLKNGGGSN